A window of Puniceicoccaceae bacterium contains these coding sequences:
- a CDS encoding ATP-dependent Clp protease ATP-binding subunit: MEPMNNFTPRAQQVLALARKEADRFHHNYVGTEHLLLGLINLGQGVAVNVLQRMGLGLESVRDAVETQVPKGPDTKPTGNIPYTPRVKKVLALAGKEAKALSHSYVGTEHILLGLLREGEGVAARVLKSLDVDIERCRNEVLSELDPNFSGESEAQGGESAPVGGPAEDKKEVKTPALKAFGRDLTEMARRNELDPVVGRQQEIRRVIQILCRRTKNNPILIGEAGVGKTAIVEGLAQEIANGVVPEILIDKRVITLDLALMVAGTKYRGQFEERIKAVMDEIRRSKNVILFIDELHTIVGAGAAEGAMDASNIFKPALSRGELQTIGATTLAEYRKHIEKDSALDRRFQPVKVEAPNVADTLEILKGIRRKYEDHHKVEFTDTALYLAAKLSDRYITGRHLPDKAIDVLDESGARSRIESLKRPPELEAMAAEIEKVCALKEEAISHQKFEEAAKHRDEEKKLVQQREQKLEEWKKSREETRIVVDEDDILHVVSDWTGIPLKRMGQKESEKLLQLESELQKSIIGQDAATQVIAKALRRSRADLKDPRRPIGSFLFLGPTGVGKTHLAKILAEYMFGDRDSIIQIDMSEYMEKFSVSRLIGSPPGYVGHEEGGQLTEAVRRKAYSVVLLDEIEKAHPDVVQLLLQVLEDGRLTDSLGRRVDFRNTILIMTSNVGAHLIQKNSFMGFAPADDLDFSYEKVKDKILDETKKVFKPEFLNRLSDIVIFRSLERESISKIVSLELKVVSDRLHQRDIKLDITEAAREFLVDKGWDEKYGARPLRRAVERYVEDALAESILSGDIKAGEPIMVELAESGDCLTFRQDHTVSEVK; this comes from the coding sequence ATGGAGCCAATGAACAATTTCACGCCCCGGGCGCAGCAGGTGCTGGCGCTCGCGCGCAAGGAGGCAGATCGTTTTCACCACAACTACGTGGGAACGGAGCACTTGCTCCTGGGATTGATCAACCTCGGACAAGGTGTTGCGGTGAATGTCCTGCAACGCATGGGCCTCGGACTTGAATCCGTGCGCGACGCAGTCGAAACCCAGGTCCCCAAAGGTCCCGATACCAAGCCGACGGGCAACATCCCCTACACCCCACGTGTGAAGAAGGTGCTTGCGCTGGCGGGCAAGGAGGCCAAAGCACTCTCTCACAGTTATGTGGGTACCGAACACATTCTGCTCGGTCTGTTGCGGGAGGGAGAAGGCGTTGCCGCGCGAGTGCTCAAGTCCCTCGATGTTGACATTGAGCGTTGCCGGAATGAAGTGCTTTCCGAACTCGATCCCAATTTTTCGGGCGAATCCGAAGCGCAGGGAGGTGAGTCCGCTCCTGTCGGAGGTCCTGCTGAGGACAAAAAGGAAGTCAAGACACCTGCTCTGAAGGCCTTTGGTCGCGACCTCACCGAAATGGCACGCCGCAATGAGCTGGATCCCGTCGTAGGGCGCCAGCAGGAGATTCGGCGTGTGATACAGATCCTTTGCCGTCGCACAAAGAATAACCCGATCCTGATCGGAGAGGCGGGTGTGGGCAAAACCGCAATCGTTGAAGGACTCGCCCAGGAAATTGCGAATGGCGTGGTTCCAGAAATTCTGATCGACAAGCGCGTGATCACACTCGACCTCGCCTTGATGGTGGCGGGCACGAAGTACCGCGGGCAATTTGAAGAGCGCATCAAGGCCGTGATGGATGAGATCCGTCGCTCCAAAAATGTCATCCTCTTCATTGATGAGCTGCACACCATTGTGGGTGCAGGTGCGGCAGAAGGTGCCATGGATGCTTCCAACATCTTCAAACCCGCGCTCAGTCGTGGAGAATTGCAGACCATCGGTGCGACGACACTTGCCGAATACCGCAAACACATTGAAAAGGACAGCGCACTCGACCGCCGTTTCCAACCGGTGAAGGTGGAAGCCCCCAATGTTGCCGATACTCTTGAAATTCTCAAAGGCATCCGGCGCAAGTATGAAGACCACCACAAGGTGGAATTCACCGATACTGCGCTCTATCTTGCCGCAAAGCTGTCAGATCGCTACATCACCGGGCGCCACCTGCCGGACAAGGCGATTGACGTTCTTGACGAGAGCGGAGCACGCTCCCGCATTGAGTCACTGAAACGCCCACCGGAGTTGGAGGCCATGGCCGCTGAGATTGAAAAGGTCTGTGCGCTCAAGGAAGAGGCGATCAGTCACCAGAAGTTTGAGGAGGCTGCAAAGCACCGCGACGAGGAGAAAAAACTTGTGCAGCAGCGCGAGCAGAAGCTCGAGGAGTGGAAGAAATCCCGCGAAGAGACACGCATTGTGGTGGATGAAGACGACATCCTGCACGTGGTTTCCGACTGGACGGGCATTCCGCTCAAGCGTATGGGGCAGAAGGAGAGCGAAAAGCTGCTGCAACTCGAGTCTGAGCTGCAAAAGAGCATCATTGGTCAGGATGCCGCAACGCAAGTGATTGCGAAGGCACTGCGCCGTTCGCGTGCCGACCTCAAGGATCCACGCCGCCCGATTGGTTCCTTCCTGTTCCTGGGACCCACGGGTGTGGGCAAGACGCATCTGGCGAAGATTTTGGCCGAATACATGTTTGGAGATCGCGACTCGATCATCCAGATCGACATGTCGGAGTACATGGAGAAGTTTTCGGTCAGTCGCCTGATCGGTTCACCTCCGGGTTATGTGGGACACGAGGAAGGCGGTCAGCTGACCGAAGCCGTGCGCCGCAAGGCCTACTCGGTGGTGCTGCTTGACGAGATCGAAAAGGCCCACCCCGACGTGGTGCAGTTGTTGTTGCAGGTGCTCGAAGACGGACGCCTCACCGACAGCCTCGGCCGTCGTGTGGACTTCCGCAATACCATCCTGATCATGACCTCGAATGTGGGGGCGCACCTGATCCAGAAGAACAGCTTCATGGGGTTTGCCCCGGCAGATGATCTCGATTTCAGCTATGAGAAGGTGAAAGACAAGATCCTCGACGAGACGAAAAAAGTGTTTAAGCCGGAATTCCTGAATCGTCTGAGTGACATCGTGATCTTTCGTTCGCTGGAGCGCGAGAGCATCAGCAAGATCGTATCGCTCGAACTCAAGGTGGTCTCGGATCGACTGCACCAGCGCGACATCAAGCTCGACATCACCGAAGCTGCACGCGAGTTCCTCGTGGACAAGGGTTGGGATGAGAAGTATGGCGCACGTCCCCTGCGACGTGCCGTGGAACGCTACGTCGAAGACGCCCTGGCAGAGTCCATCCTCTCCGGTGACATCAAGGCTGGCGAACCCATCATGGTCGAGCTTGCCGAGTCCGGCGACTGCCTCACTTTCCGCCAGGACCATACGGTCAGCGAAGTGAAGTAG
- a CDS encoding MBL fold metallo-hydrolase, which produces MSTALHFRILGSSSAGNCGLLTTPHTRILIDAGFSGRRICEMLSQQGLSIMDIDAIFLTHEHSDHSQGFRGLCKQSHLTWICNRDTHGAISHPTKERARWSHFETGSRFLFKDLEVEAFSIPHDASDPVGYLFSWGGHDLFSPYRSIAWVLDLGYVTTLVREKIQGADTLVIEANYDNELLELDSKRPWSVKQRIQSRHGHLSNQAVLELLASLQSSRVREVHLAHVSRDCNTIEAIRRTLAPLFADASLPFSLQVFNPSTHQSEPLTMPHSLL; this is translated from the coding sequence ATGAGTACAGCCCTCCACTTTCGCATCCTGGGTTCGAGCAGTGCAGGTAACTGCGGCCTGCTGACCACGCCTCATACCCGGATTCTCATCGATGCCGGATTTTCCGGCAGGAGAATCTGTGAAATGCTGTCCCAGCAGGGTCTCTCCATTATGGATATCGATGCAATCTTCCTTACCCATGAGCACTCGGACCACAGTCAGGGGTTTCGGGGCCTGTGCAAACAGTCCCACCTCACCTGGATCTGCAACCGTGATACGCACGGTGCGATCTCCCATCCCACCAAGGAGCGCGCACGCTGGTCGCATTTTGAAACCGGCAGTCGCTTCCTGTTCAAAGATCTCGAAGTCGAGGCCTTTTCGATTCCCCACGACGCATCAGATCCCGTCGGTTACCTGTTTTCCTGGGGAGGGCATGACTTGTTTTCACCCTACCGCTCCATTGCCTGGGTTCTGGACCTCGGCTACGTCACTACACTGGTCAGGGAAAAGATTCAGGGCGCGGATACCCTCGTCATCGAGGCAAACTACGACAACGAACTGCTGGAACTCGACTCCAAGCGCCCCTGGTCGGTCAAGCAACGCATTCAAAGCCGCCATGGACACCTGTCAAATCAGGCCGTGCTCGAGCTGCTCGCCTCCCTGCAGTCATCCCGGGTCAGAGAGGTGCACCTCGCCCACGTCAGTCGCGACTGCAATACCATTGAAGCGATCCGACGCACGCTCGCACCCCTTTTTGCCGATGCCTCACTCCCCTTCTCTCTTCAGGTATTCAACCCGAGCACGCATCAGAGTGAACCCCTGACAATGCCACATTCCCTTCTGTAG
- a CDS encoding protein arginine kinase translates to MTIQQLFNQDPAVIASRKIPHRPILLMSRIRLARNLEGFAFPGWSDARQRKQVYEICRDAIADAPQFNPSVHFSIGSLDETERQFLVERHLISRELCEGMTGSGVTINDNQDAAIMINEEDHLRIQVMSPKQGFDALWTLSDAIDNELEKRMDYAFRDHFGYLTACPTNLGTGMRASAMMHLPALVMTKQMERVIRAVNQLGIVARGSFGESSDPSGSIFQISNQQTLGESELEIIHRLNNVITTMVEQEHKARIRLFEQEGNLVIDRIFRAYGILKYCNLLSSGEAMNLLSMLRFASDIGMLPEVSRPQIDQMFMDVQPAHLQFCCGDRLDSDQRDVMRAEKLRAVLQSLPEPDPANIDFSKGWNPKDGESSQSSDRVKPDNLE, encoded by the coding sequence ATGACCATCCAACAACTATTCAACCAGGATCCGGCGGTCATTGCGAGCCGCAAGATTCCGCATCGGCCCATCTTGCTGATGTCGCGCATTCGCTTGGCGCGCAACCTGGAAGGCTTTGCATTCCCGGGTTGGTCAGATGCAAGGCAGCGCAAGCAGGTGTACGAGATCTGTCGGGATGCCATTGCAGACGCGCCGCAATTCAATCCTTCGGTGCACTTCAGCATTGGTTCACTCGACGAAACCGAGCGCCAGTTTCTGGTGGAGCGCCACCTGATCAGCCGCGAGCTGTGCGAGGGAATGACCGGATCGGGCGTCACGATTAATGACAATCAGGACGCTGCCATCATGATCAATGAGGAAGACCATCTGCGCATTCAGGTGATGTCACCCAAGCAGGGCTTTGATGCGCTGTGGACACTCAGTGACGCGATCGACAATGAACTGGAGAAGAGGATGGACTATGCCTTTCGCGATCATTTTGGATATCTCACTGCCTGTCCGACGAACCTGGGAACGGGGATGCGGGCCTCAGCGATGATGCACCTGCCCGCGCTGGTCATGACCAAGCAGATGGAGCGGGTGATCCGGGCGGTGAACCAACTCGGAATCGTAGCACGTGGCAGTTTTGGAGAATCATCCGACCCATCGGGAAGTATTTTTCAGATTTCGAATCAACAGACCCTGGGTGAGTCGGAGTTGGAAATCATTCACCGACTCAACAACGTGATCACCACGATGGTCGAGCAGGAGCACAAGGCGCGCATCCGTCTGTTTGAACAGGAGGGCAACCTCGTGATCGACCGCATCTTCCGGGCCTATGGCATCCTGAAATACTGCAACCTGCTCAGCTCGGGTGAGGCGATGAACCTGCTTTCCATGCTGCGCTTTGCCAGCGACATCGGCATGCTGCCAGAGGTTTCTCGCCCGCAGATCGATCAGATGTTCATGGACGTGCAGCCCGCCCACCTTCAGTTTTGCTGTGGTGACCGGCTGGACTCGGATCAGCGGGATGTGATGCGCGCGGAAAAACTGCGTGCAGTGCTGCAGTCCCTGCCAGAGCCAGATCCTGCCAACATTGATTTTTCCAAGGGTTGGAATCCGAAGGATGGCGAATCTTCCCAGTCGTCGGATCGAGTTAAGCCCGACAACCTTGAATAA
- a CDS encoding sigma-70 family RNA polymerase sigma factor, with amino-acid sequence MSRKQESSPTFGDPTNGSSKLKGSAFSKVSDQEANKLSKRIRVNRSVTSDDEAADLRDIPYSEKSSIKLYLQEIGKTPLLTHKQEIELAERIRKGDKEARDQMIAANLRLVVKIAYDYNNFGLPLLDLISEGNIGLIKAVERFDPAKGGKLSTYAAWWIKQSIKRALANQGKTIRLPVHLVDKIANMRKITMRLSEELGRDPSDDEIAMEMGIPVNKVAHLKSVSVRPASLDAPIGDGDDTEFGDIVGDENAINPFDNLRSKSLLNDMANMLDSLEPREAEIIRLRYGLDGDKPRTLEEVGQEFNITRERVRQLQNMAISRMRKIMTSNERQRSAEEVKQEELERKRMEVIKEFYEAKQGASDQPISGSD; translated from the coding sequence ATGTCAAGGAAACAGGAATCCTCACCCACTTTCGGTGATCCCACCAACGGCTCCTCCAAGTTGAAGGGTTCTGCATTTTCCAAAGTATCCGACCAGGAGGCCAACAAGCTTTCCAAGCGCATCCGCGTCAATCGCTCCGTCACTTCCGATGATGAAGCTGCAGATCTGCGGGACATTCCCTACTCCGAAAAGAGTTCGATCAAGCTCTACCTACAGGAAATCGGAAAGACACCACTGCTCACGCACAAGCAGGAAATTGAACTCGCCGAGCGCATTCGCAAGGGCGACAAGGAGGCACGCGACCAAATGATCGCCGCCAACCTGCGTCTGGTCGTAAAAATCGCCTACGACTACAATAACTTTGGCCTTCCGCTGCTCGACCTCATCAGCGAGGGCAACATCGGGCTGATCAAGGCAGTCGAGCGCTTTGACCCCGCCAAGGGTGGCAAGCTCAGTACGTATGCAGCCTGGTGGATCAAGCAGTCGATCAAACGCGCCCTGGCCAACCAGGGAAAGACGATCCGTCTACCAGTGCACCTTGTCGACAAGATCGCAAACATGCGAAAGATCACGATGCGCCTCTCCGAAGAATTGGGCCGCGACCCCAGCGACGACGAGATCGCCATGGAGATGGGCATTCCAGTCAACAAGGTCGCTCACCTCAAAAGCGTGAGCGTGCGCCCGGCCTCGCTCGATGCCCCCATCGGAGATGGAGACGATACCGAGTTTGGTGACATTGTCGGTGACGAAAACGCGATCAATCCCTTTGACAACCTGCGCAGCAAGTCCCTGCTCAACGACATGGCCAACATGCTGGATTCGCTCGAACCGCGCGAGGCCGAAATCATTCGCCTGCGCTACGGTCTCGACGGCGACAAACCCCGCACCCTTGAGGAGGTGGGCCAGGAGTTTAACATCACTCGTGAGCGGGTACGCCAACTGCAAAACATGGCTATCAGCCGCATGCGCAAGATCATGACGTCCAATGAGAGACAGCGCAGTGCCGAAGAGGTCAAACAGGAAGAACTTGAGCGCAAGCGCATGGAGGTGATCAAGGAGTTCTACGAAGCCAAACAGGGAGCATCGGACCAACCGATTTCCGGCTCGGACTGA
- a CDS encoding aminotransferase class III-fold pyridoxal phosphate-dependent enzyme has translation MNPTIAQQLREDPALQQCMQQMLNALAAHQERITGIRQADPERRQSYAQALQRFQDQRGGALIYPYIGSGIGKGALVELEDGSVKYDFICGIGVYQFGHNHPDLVRAALYGALQDTLIQGNVQQNVNSLELTDLMLAMANQDQPVFDHCFLSSSGVMAGENALKITFQKKFPANRIFAFKRCFAGRTLAFSQINDKAVGRAGLPDAFPVDHLPYYDPADPEGSTTATLKAMQTLIEAYPGKHAALMIELVQGEGGFYPGDREFFRRVMELCRQHGIAVLVDEIQTFARLSRPFAFQYYGLHDLVDVVWIGKASQVCATLFKKEFAPKPGLLGQTYTAAASCIEGSIQILKSLRDGGYFGDEGKIERLSNYIQKRLADFAAETGLIEGPFGIGSMICFTPLGGDQAKVNAFTQTLFERGVISLTAGSHPTKCRFLLPYPVIDTAEIDAVLEIVFATLQELQRET, from the coding sequence ATGAATCCAACGATCGCACAACAACTGCGGGAAGACCCCGCCCTGCAACAGTGCATGCAGCAAATGCTCAATGCCCTTGCCGCTCATCAGGAGCGCATCACGGGCATCCGACAGGCAGATCCCGAGCGCAGGCAGAGCTACGCACAGGCGTTGCAGCGCTTCCAGGATCAGCGCGGGGGCGCTCTGATTTATCCCTACATCGGTTCCGGTATCGGCAAGGGGGCACTGGTGGAACTCGAGGATGGCAGTGTGAAATACGACTTCATCTGCGGTATTGGGGTATACCAGTTTGGGCACAACCACCCCGACTTGGTCAGGGCCGCACTTTATGGAGCACTTCAGGACACGCTGATCCAGGGCAATGTGCAGCAAAACGTCAACTCACTTGAACTCACGGATCTCATGCTCGCCATGGCCAATCAGGATCAGCCCGTGTTCGACCACTGCTTCCTGAGCAGCTCCGGTGTGATGGCAGGGGAAAATGCGCTTAAGATCACCTTTCAAAAGAAATTTCCCGCCAATCGCATCTTCGCGTTCAAGCGCTGCTTCGCGGGCCGCACGCTCGCCTTTTCTCAGATCAACGACAAGGCTGTTGGTCGCGCCGGGCTGCCGGATGCGTTTCCGGTCGATCACCTGCCATACTACGATCCCGCCGATCCCGAGGGCAGCACCACCGCCACGCTCAAGGCCATGCAGACCCTCATTGAGGCCTATCCGGGCAAGCACGCAGCGCTCATGATCGAACTCGTGCAGGGTGAGGGCGGATTCTATCCCGGTGACCGTGAATTCTTTCGCAGGGTGATGGAGCTGTGCCGGCAGCACGGCATCGCCGTGCTCGTCGATGAGATCCAGACTTTTGCGCGCCTGTCCCGTCCGTTTGCATTCCAGTACTACGGCTTGCACGATCTGGTCGATGTGGTCTGGATCGGCAAGGCCTCCCAGGTGTGCGCCACCCTCTTCAAGAAGGAGTTCGCCCCCAAGCCCGGACTGCTCGGGCAAACCTACACCGCCGCCGCTTCCTGTATCGAGGGGTCCATCCAGATTCTCAAATCGCTGCGCGATGGGGGCTACTTTGGAGATGAGGGCAAGATTGAGCGGCTGTCGAACTACATTCAGAAACGTCTGGCCGACTTTGCTGCGGAAACGGGTCTGATCGAAGGTCCCTTTGGCATCGGCTCCATGATCTGTTTTACACCTCTCGGTGGAGACCAGGCCAAGGTGAACGCCTTCACGCAAACCCTGTTTGAGCGTGGCGTCATCAGTCTGACCGCAGGCAGCCACCCGACCAAGTGCCGCTTCCTGCTGCCCTATCCGGTCATCGATACCGCCGAGATCGACGCGGTCTTGGAGATCGTGTTCGCGACCCTGCAAGAGCTACAGCGAGAGACTTGA
- a CDS encoding ABC transporter permease subunit, whose amino-acid sequence MSKTLVLVKNDIKQQWLSSSTYVAGVVFLIPMILFFWVILKDYAEAVKHEIPIVSFYRVFWIPNLFVIPLLTMRSIAEERRLGTLESLMTTPITAMQMVLSKFIASYSIYVVLWCVTLAFPWIAERLLSPESMGSPLWDRSSTMGCMLFILLSGACFVSIGILCSSLTRSQLVAGMLTFTGVFIVMISGRLFAEIPWSTNLALVNLMSLVDYMQTFEHYELFARGLLDLRPFVYYFSSMIGLLTLASFVVERRI is encoded by the coding sequence GTGAGTAAAACCCTGGTCCTAGTCAAAAACGATATCAAGCAACAGTGGTTATCGTCATCCACCTACGTTGCGGGAGTGGTTTTTCTGATCCCCATGATTCTGTTCTTCTGGGTCATTCTCAAGGATTATGCTGAGGCAGTGAAACACGAAATTCCCATTGTCTCCTTTTATCGGGTGTTCTGGATTCCCAATTTGTTTGTGATTCCACTGCTGACGATGCGCAGCATCGCCGAAGAGCGTCGGTTGGGCACACTGGAATCCCTGATGACCACTCCGATCACGGCGATGCAGATGGTCTTGAGCAAATTCATTGCTTCATACTCCATCTATGTGGTGCTGTGGTGTGTTACCCTGGCCTTTCCGTGGATTGCGGAACGTCTGCTTTCGCCGGAAAGCATGGGTTCCCCGCTATGGGATCGTTCCTCGACGATGGGATGCATGCTGTTCATCCTGCTCAGTGGGGCCTGTTTTGTATCGATTGGCATCCTTTGCAGCAGCCTGACCCGCAGTCAGCTGGTAGCAGGAATGCTGACTTTCACGGGTGTCTTTATCGTGATGATCAGTGGCCGACTCTTTGCGGAAATCCCCTGGAGCACCAATCTCGCTCTGGTGAACCTGATGTCACTTGTGGACTACATGCAGACGTTTGAACACTATGAGTTGTTTGCCCGGGGACTGCTGGATCTTCGGCCATTTGTGTATTATTTCAGTTCCATGATCGGCTTGCTGACGCTTGCGTCGTTTGTGGTGGAGCGGAGAATCTGA
- the pyk gene encoding pyruvate kinase, producing the protein MPQNYQHTKIVFTLGPATDDEAVLQKLISEGVNVCRFNMAHATHEGIRESIKRIRRASQHSGRQIALLMDVKGPEIRTGELESPIDLKEGDSLDIVLNAERSSKSKIPQVSVNYPRLITDLKVGDEVIVDSGLIRLQVTEKESTHIRCKVLIPGVLGNRRHINLPGVHVDLPSLTHKDKRDILFGIEQGFDFFALSFVREAEDIELLRRFLTDNGSRARIIAKIEDQSAIRNLEAIVKASDGLMVARGDLGVECPFEELPVIQKRAIKLCIANFKPAIVATHMLESMISAPIPTRAEVTDVSNAVLERADCVMLSGETTVGKYPVECIRVLNRIVRRAEQEIRSKPADSVVLDTPAEKMLRSAASLAQEIENSGLVVFTRGMRYPLLLSALRSSKIPIYAFTDDEALYRQMQLVWGINPFFTTYTQDREESIQNALHSLKTKGWVKSGDRVVVITNVLARTKVVESIQLRRLE; encoded by the coding sequence ATGCCACAAAACTACCAACACACAAAGATCGTCTTCACGCTCGGACCCGCAACCGACGATGAAGCAGTCCTCCAGAAGCTGATTTCCGAAGGAGTCAATGTCTGCCGATTCAACATGGCCCACGCCACCCATGAGGGAATCCGGGAGTCGATCAAGCGGATTCGCCGAGCCTCCCAGCACAGCGGGCGACAAATCGCCCTGCTCATGGATGTGAAGGGGCCGGAGATCCGCACTGGAGAACTCGAGTCACCGATTGATCTCAAGGAGGGAGATTCCCTCGATATTGTTCTCAACGCGGAACGCAGCTCAAAGAGCAAGATCCCACAGGTCAGTGTCAACTACCCACGGTTGATCACGGACCTGAAGGTCGGTGATGAGGTGATCGTTGACAGCGGACTGATTCGCCTGCAGGTCACGGAAAAGGAGTCCACCCACATCCGCTGCAAGGTTCTCATCCCCGGTGTGCTGGGCAATCGCCGCCACATCAATCTTCCGGGAGTGCATGTGGACCTGCCCAGTCTCACGCACAAGGACAAACGCGACATCCTCTTCGGCATCGAACAGGGTTTTGACTTCTTTGCACTTTCCTTTGTGAGGGAAGCTGAGGATATTGAGCTGCTGCGACGCTTTCTCACCGACAACGGCTCCCGCGCGCGCATCATCGCCAAAATTGAGGACCAAAGCGCGATCCGGAACCTCGAGGCCATTGTCAAGGCCAGTGATGGACTCATGGTCGCCCGCGGTGATCTCGGGGTGGAGTGTCCGTTTGAGGAATTACCAGTCATTCAGAAACGCGCGATCAAGCTCTGCATCGCAAATTTCAAACCGGCTATCGTGGCCACGCACATGCTGGAATCCATGATTTCCGCACCGATCCCCACACGCGCAGAGGTCACCGATGTCTCGAATGCTGTGCTCGAGCGGGCGGACTGCGTGATGCTCTCAGGAGAAACCACCGTCGGAAAGTATCCGGTCGAATGCATTCGGGTGCTCAACCGCATCGTGCGGCGCGCTGAACAGGAAATCCGTAGCAAGCCTGCCGACTCTGTCGTGCTGGACACTCCAGCGGAAAAGATGCTGCGTTCCGCAGCAAGTCTCGCCCAGGAAATCGAAAACAGTGGTCTCGTGGTCTTCACGCGTGGTATGCGCTACCCGCTGTTGCTCTCGGCCCTGCGCTCAAGCAAAATTCCAATCTATGCGTTCACCGATGACGAGGCACTCTACCGGCAAATGCAGTTGGTCTGGGGCATCAATCCCTTCTTTACAACGTACACCCAGGACCGGGAGGAGAGCATCCAGAATGCGCTGCATTCTCTCAAAACCAAGGGTTGGGTGAAATCAGGTGACCGCGTGGTCGTGATCACCAATGTGCTTGCCAGAACCAAAGTGGTGGAGAGCATTCAACTCCGTCGTCTCGAATAA
- the trpE gene encoding anthranilate synthase component I, whose translation MNFSPDLPTFLQLSKQCNLIPVHCDFYGDTETPVTCYAKLRGNGPSFMLESVVGGESIGRYTFLGTQPRMEIRTYPDHTEVRHDGGMTESHAHTGDPLAYLEHYLAGIRTPSHPADAPLFTGGAVGYVGYEYIHFVEPTVPMPEHREIDTPLAYFLITDTVVCFDHARQKLSIYSNALIDGDAEAAYQRACDAIMRVHERLSAPLESPLTPIQAISGETLEPQSNFTPERYRDAVGRIKQYITEGDAFQTVLSQRFEAEYPLTALDLYRSLRNVNPSPYMTLLECEDFGIVSASPEVHVKVQDGKVEIRPIAGTRPRGATVKEDLALESELLADTKEKAEHLMLVDLARNDIGRVCKVGSIEIPHFMIIERYSHVMHIVSQVVGELDSGKNAFDLLRATFPAGTISGAPKVRAMQIISELEQTQRGVYSGALGYFSFDGTHDSAIAIRTALLKDSKVYFQAGAGIVADSDPQKEYEETVNKAMGMLRAVQQSLALVR comes from the coding sequence ATGAATTTTTCCCCAGATCTTCCGACTTTCCTGCAGCTGAGCAAGCAGTGCAACCTCATCCCCGTGCACTGTGATTTCTACGGTGATACCGAAACTCCGGTCACCTGCTACGCCAAGTTGCGAGGCAATGGACCTTCCTTCATGCTGGAGTCTGTGGTCGGTGGAGAATCCATCGGCCGCTATACCTTTCTGGGTACCCAGCCCCGCATGGAAATCCGCACCTATCCGGATCACACGGAAGTGCGTCATGATGGCGGTATGACGGAATCCCACGCCCACACGGGAGATCCGCTCGCCTATCTGGAACACTATCTGGCCGGGATTCGAACCCCGTCACACCCCGCAGACGCCCCGCTGTTCACTGGTGGTGCCGTAGGCTATGTGGGCTACGAATACATTCACTTTGTGGAACCCACGGTGCCCATGCCCGAGCATCGTGAGATCGATACGCCACTGGCCTACTTTCTGATCACCGATACGGTCGTCTGCTTTGACCACGCTCGCCAGAAGCTGAGCATTTATTCCAATGCTCTGATTGACGGGGATGCCGAGGCCGCCTACCAGCGAGCCTGTGATGCGATCATGCGCGTGCACGAGCGTTTGAGCGCACCGCTGGAAAGTCCGCTCACTCCGATTCAGGCCATCTCTGGTGAAACGCTCGAACCCCAGAGCAATTTCACTCCGGAGCGCTATCGCGATGCGGTGGGCAGGATCAAGCAATACATCACTGAAGGGGATGCCTTCCAAACCGTGCTGTCCCAACGCTTCGAAGCCGAATACCCGCTCACTGCGCTCGATCTCTACCGCTCCCTTCGCAATGTCAACCCGTCACCCTACATGACGCTGCTCGAGTGTGAGGACTTTGGCATCGTCAGCGCCTCTCCCGAGGTGCATGTGAAGGTGCAGGATGGCAAGGTGGAGATTCGTCCCATCGCTGGCACCCGACCGCGCGGTGCCACCGTGAAGGAGGATTTGGCGCTCGAATCCGAGCTGCTCGCCGATACCAAGGAGAAGGCCGAACACCTCATGCTCGTGGATCTCGCGCGCAATGATATCGGCAGGGTCTGCAAAGTCGGCAGCATTGAGATTCCCCACTTCATGATCATTGAGCGCTACTCACATGTCATGCACATTGTTTCTCAGGTAGTGGGTGAACTCGACAGTGGCAAAAATGCCTTTGACCTGCTCCGGGCCACCTTTCCCGCCGGAACCATCAGCGGCGCACCCAAGGTACGCGCCATGCAGATTATCTCCGAACTGGAGCAGACTCAGCGCGGTGTGTACTCCGGCGCGCTCGGCTATTTTTCCTTTGACGGCACCCACGACTCGGCCATTGCGATTCGCACTGCCCTCCTCAAAGACAGTAAGGTCTATTTCCAGGCAGGGGCAGGCATTGTTGCGGATTCTGATCCACAGAAGGAATACGAGGAAACGGTCAACAAAGCAATGGGAATGCTCAGAGCGGTGCAACAATCCCTTGCCCTCGTTCGTTAA